A genomic region of Candidatus Marimicrobium litorale contains the following coding sequences:
- the feoB gene encoding ferrous iron transporter B, translating to MPDGRRKILLIGSPNSGKSLLFNRLTGMSHKVANFPGITVDVGMGAMQALPDRQLVDFPGTYSLQAISAEEQVAVEQFERALDDPDVEQVLCVIDATRLEKSLYFTLQVIRDCQRSGKRVMVLANMIDVLDRHDLPFDTAGLSGALGVPVLAVSARSGKGVVALVEQLQMPGVIPASAKFAGTPDELLRGEAHQLARRFSPKGDILLKSQTRLDSFFLHSLTGGVSFFFIMYVLFQSIFTWSAPAMDAVESLLSALAAFVVPMIGNQMLADFTSDALFGGIGAFLVFVPQIFVLTFIIGLLEDSGYMARAALICHKPLRVFGLTGKSFIPMLSGVACAIPAIYAARAIDSPRKRLLTYMAIPLMPCSARLPVYTLLIAAFIPAGTALGGLVGWQGLAMFCIYFFGMLVGLLVTGIVSRMSEDHYTDLPFVLELPPYRVPGIVPIVRNSWNRAKHFITKAGKIIFAVTLVIWVLGYFPNYGANLGESWLGTLGHWIEPVFEPIGLDWRYGVAIFTSFLAREVFVGTLGTIFGIEGADENMVPLVQHIQASDLAIGSGLALLVFFAIALQCVSTAAILAKESESRSLTVKMLVGYFVLAYVASILVYQVAGLFT from the coding sequence GTGCCTGACGGCAGGCGTAAAATTCTGCTGATCGGCAGCCCCAACTCCGGTAAAAGCTTGCTATTCAATCGGCTTACCGGGATGTCGCACAAAGTGGCAAACTTTCCCGGCATCACGGTCGACGTGGGCATGGGTGCGATGCAGGCCCTGCCGGATCGGCAACTGGTGGATTTCCCTGGCACCTATTCGCTGCAGGCCATTTCTGCGGAAGAGCAGGTGGCGGTCGAGCAATTTGAGCGGGCGCTGGATGATCCGGATGTGGAGCAGGTACTGTGCGTTATCGATGCCACCCGGTTGGAAAAAAGCCTCTACTTCACGTTGCAAGTGATCCGCGATTGCCAGCGGAGCGGCAAGCGGGTCATGGTATTGGCGAATATGATCGATGTACTGGATCGTCACGACCTGCCGTTCGATACGGCTGGCCTATCCGGCGCGCTGGGGGTGCCGGTGTTGGCCGTATCCGCACGCTCCGGCAAAGGTGTTGTGGCTCTGGTCGAGCAACTGCAGATGCCGGGTGTCATTCCGGCCAGTGCCAAATTCGCCGGCACGCCCGATGAGCTACTGCGCGGTGAGGCTCACCAGTTAGCGCGCCGGTTCAGCCCAAAGGGCGACATCCTGCTCAAGTCACAGACGCGCCTGGACAGTTTTTTCCTGCATTCCCTGACCGGGGGAGTGTCCTTCTTTTTTATTATGTACGTATTGTTCCAGAGTATTTTTACCTGGTCCGCACCGGCCATGGATGCGGTGGAATCGCTGCTCAGCGCTTTGGCGGCATTCGTTGTGCCCATGATCGGTAACCAGATGCTCGCCGACTTTACCTCCGATGCCTTGTTCGGAGGTATTGGCGCATTCCTCGTCTTTGTGCCACAGATTTTTGTACTGACCTTTATCATTGGTCTGCTGGAGGATTCGGGTTACATGGCCCGCGCAGCCCTTATCTGTCACAAGCCACTGCGGGTGTTCGGTCTTACGGGTAAAAGCTTTATTCCTATGCTGTCCGGCGTGGCATGCGCTATCCCTGCGATTTACGCGGCCCGCGCCATTGATTCGCCGCGCAAGCGCCTGTTGACCTATATGGCGATTCCCTTGATGCCCTGTTCGGCGCGACTTCCCGTGTATACGCTGCTTATCGCCGCTTTTATTCCTGCGGGCACCGCGCTTGGCGGGCTGGTGGGCTGGCAGGGGCTCGCGATGTTCTGTATTTATTTCTTCGGCATGCTGGTCGGGCTGTTGGTTACGGGTATCGTTTCGCGCATGAGTGAGGATCACTATACGGACCTGCCCTTTGTATTGGAGCTGCCGCCCTATCGGGTTCCAGGAATTGTGCCCATTGTGCGAAATTCCTGGAACCGGGCTAAGCATTTTATCACCAAGGCGGGGAAAATTATTTTCGCGGTCACGCTGGTGATCTGGGTGTTGGGTTACTTTCCTAACTACGGTGCCAATCTCGGTGAGTCCTGGCTGGGAACACTGGGCCACTGGATAGAGCCTGTGTTCGAGCCCATTGGCCTTGATTGGCGTTACGGTGTTGCCATCTTTACTTCATTCCTGGCCCGGGAAGTTTTTGTTGGCACGTTGGGCACTATTTTCGGCATTGAAGGCGCGGATGAAAATATGGTGCCGCTGGTGCAGCACATTCAGGCCAGTGATTTAGCTATTGGCTCAGGCCTCGCGCTGCTGGTCTTTTTCGCTATTGCGCTGCAATGTGTTTCCACCGCGGCCATTCTGGCCAAGGAAAGTGAGTCTCGCTCGCTTACCGTAAAAATGCTGGTGGGTTATTTCGTGCTGGCTTACGTCGCGTCCATTCTGGTCTACCAGGTGGCAGGTTTGTTTACCTGA
- a CDS encoding FeoA family protein, whose amino-acid sequence MDSLWTMKAGEACEILEYDGVLAEPYKVRLMEFGFHPGETVICLQAPSFGAPKVYRVSNTVFSLDDEVASHVRVKSGA is encoded by the coding sequence ATGGATTCCCTTTGGACGATGAAGGCCGGTGAGGCCTGCGAAATTCTGGAATACGATGGCGTATTGGCGGAGCCTTACAAAGTGCGCCTGATGGAGTTCGGTTTCCATCCCGGGGAAACGGTCATTTGCCTGCAGGCCCCTTCTTTCGGGGCACCCAAAGTCTATCGGGTGAGTAATACCGTCTTTTCTTTAGACGACGAGGTGGCCAGCCATGTGCGGGTGAAGTCGGGTGCCTGA
- the greA gene encoding transcription elongation factor GreA translates to MSTYPMTKAGEAALRKELERLKKVERPQIVQAIAEAREHGDLKENAEYHAAREQQSFNEGRVMEIEGKLGNAQVIDVTTIPSTGRVIFGTTIDLINLKTDDKVTYRIVGEDEADVKHNLISVVSPIARALIGKEEGDEVTVRAPGGEIDYEIDQVRHI, encoded by the coding sequence ATGAGCACTTACCCCATGACAAAGGCCGGCGAAGCAGCGCTGCGGAAAGAGCTGGAGCGTCTCAAGAAAGTAGAGCGGCCGCAGATAGTGCAGGCCATTGCAGAGGCCCGGGAGCACGGAGACCTGAAGGAAAATGCCGAGTATCACGCGGCCCGCGAGCAACAGAGCTTTAATGAAGGCCGCGTCATGGAAATCGAAGGCAAGTTGGGGAATGCCCAGGTCATCGACGTGACGACAATTCCCAGCACCGGCAGGGTCATTTTTGGCACAACGATAGATCTCATCAACCTCAAAACGGATGACAAGGTGACCTATCGCATCGTCGGCGAAGATGAAGCGGACGTGAAGCACAACCTGATCTCGGTGGTATCCCCTATCGCCCGCGCATTGATCGGCAAGGAGGAGGGTGATGAGGTGACCGTGCGGGCGCCGGGTGGTGAGATCGATTATGAGATTGACCAGGTACGCCATATTTAG
- the carB gene encoding carbamoyl-phosphate synthase large subunit, whose amino-acid sequence MPKRTDLKSILILGAGPIVIGQACEFDYSGAQACKALREEGYRVILVNSNPATIMTDPSMADATYIEPIEWQTVARIIEEEKPDALLPTMGGQTALNCALDLAREGVLETFGVEMIGATKEAIDKAEDRQLFDQAMKRIGLETPRASTAHSLEEAFQVLDSIGFPCIIRPSFTMGGSGGGIAYNRSEFEEICRRGLDLSPTNELLIDESLIGWKEFEMEVVRDKNDNCIIVCTIENFDAMGVHTGDSITVAPAQTLTDKEYQIMRNASLAVLREIGVETGGSNVQFGQDPETGRMVIIEMNPRVSRSSALASKATGFPIAKVAAKLAIGYTLDELQNDITGGATPASFEPSIDYVVTKIPRFAFEKFAGADAHLTTQMKSVGEVMAIGRTFQESVQKALRGLEVGSAGFEHQIDVDDPELRDELVAELTNPKPERIWYIGDAFRAGMSVHEVYQLSGVDPWFLVQIEDLIVTEDSLKKVALDEIDRDHMLRLKRKGFSDARLAVLLAVSEHDVRSRRCGLGVRPVYKRVDTCAAEFATATAYMYSTYEEECEAAPSERDKILVLGGGPNRIGQGIEFDYCCVHAVLAMRDDGYETIMVNCNPETVSTDYDTSDRLYFEPVTLEDVLEIVELEKPKGVIVQFGGQTPLKLARELEAQGVPIIGTTPDAIDRAEDRERFQKMIQKLGLKQPVNTTVRSTEEALQAAQTIGFPLVVRPSYVLGGRAMEIVYREEDLLRYMRDAVQASDDAPVLLDSFLSAAIEVDIDAVSDGENVVIGALMQHIEQAGVHSGDSACSLPPYSLDDVVQDAMREQIRRMALELEVKGLMNVQLAYQDGEIYVIEVNPRASRTVPFVSKCIGTSLAKVAARCMAGQSLVDQGFTSEIVPPYFSVKEAVLPFNKFPGVDPILGPEMKSTGEVMGTGETFPEAFAKAQLAAGSATPAGGTALISVRDVDKPGIIEVARDLSELGFSIVATGGTAQVIESAGVAVRRVNKVTEGRPHIVDMIKNDEADFIINTTEGRRAIEDSASIRASAETHRVFYTTTLTAAQALCMAMKFKGGKTVSRLQELHGRIDS is encoded by the coding sequence ATGCCTAAACGTACCGATCTTAAAAGTATTCTTATTCTGGGCGCAGGCCCCATTGTTATTGGGCAGGCCTGCGAGTTCGACTACTCCGGCGCCCAGGCCTGCAAGGCTCTGCGCGAGGAGGGCTACCGGGTTATCCTGGTGAACTCCAATCCGGCTACCATCATGACTGACCCGTCTATGGCCGACGCCACCTACATAGAACCGATAGAGTGGCAAACCGTAGCGCGCATAATTGAGGAAGAAAAACCCGATGCCCTGCTGCCCACCATGGGTGGGCAGACTGCCCTTAACTGCGCACTGGACCTTGCCCGGGAGGGCGTTCTTGAGACATTTGGTGTCGAGATGATCGGTGCCACCAAAGAGGCTATCGACAAAGCGGAAGACCGTCAGCTGTTTGACCAGGCCATGAAGCGTATCGGCCTGGAAACGCCCCGCGCCTCCACCGCCCACAGCCTCGAAGAAGCCTTCCAGGTGCTCGATTCTATCGGGTTCCCATGCATTATCCGGCCGTCCTTTACCATGGGTGGCTCCGGTGGTGGTATTGCATACAATCGCAGCGAATTTGAAGAAATCTGTCGGCGTGGGCTCGACTTGTCACCCACCAACGAGTTGCTGATCGATGAGTCTCTGATCGGCTGGAAAGAGTTTGAAATGGAGGTTGTCAGGGACAAAAATGACAACTGTATTATCGTATGTACTATCGAGAACTTTGATGCGATGGGTGTGCACACTGGTGATTCCATCACGGTGGCGCCGGCACAGACGCTCACAGACAAGGAATATCAAATCATGCGCAATGCATCCTTGGCGGTGCTGCGTGAGATAGGGGTAGAGACCGGCGGTTCCAATGTGCAGTTCGGGCAGGATCCCGAAACCGGACGTATGGTGATCATCGAGATGAACCCGCGGGTGTCGCGTTCCTCTGCGCTTGCGTCCAAGGCCACCGGGTTTCCTATCGCCAAGGTAGCGGCGAAATTGGCGATCGGTTACACCCTTGATGAACTGCAAAACGATATTACCGGCGGCGCCACGCCAGCGTCCTTTGAGCCCTCCATAGATTATGTGGTCACGAAAATTCCCCGGTTTGCCTTTGAAAAATTTGCTGGAGCGGATGCACACCTCACCACGCAAATGAAATCCGTGGGCGAGGTCATGGCGATTGGTCGAACTTTTCAGGAGTCAGTGCAAAAAGCCCTGCGCGGTTTAGAGGTGGGCTCGGCCGGCTTCGAGCACCAGATTGATGTGGATGATCCGGAGCTACGCGACGAACTGGTAGCCGAATTGACTAATCCCAAGCCTGAGCGCATCTGGTATATCGGTGATGCTTTTCGCGCCGGCATGAGTGTGCATGAGGTCTACCAGCTGTCCGGTGTAGACCCCTGGTTCCTTGTGCAGATCGAGGATCTGATTGTCACCGAGGACAGCCTGAAAAAAGTCGCCCTGGATGAGATTGACCGCGATCATATGTTGCGACTGAAGCGCAAGGGCTTTTCTGATGCAAGGCTCGCCGTGCTGCTCGCTGTCAGTGAGCACGATGTGCGGAGTCGTCGCTGTGGCCTGGGGGTTCGCCCGGTCTACAAGCGCGTTGATACGTGCGCGGCGGAGTTCGCCACTGCGACGGCTTATATGTATTCCACCTATGAGGAGGAGTGCGAAGCGGCGCCGTCGGAGCGAGACAAGATACTGGTGCTCGGTGGCGGGCCGAATCGGATCGGGCAGGGCATCGAATTCGATTACTGCTGTGTGCATGCTGTGCTGGCGATGCGTGATGACGGTTACGAGACCATCATGGTCAACTGTAATCCCGAGACGGTATCTACCGACTATGACACCTCTGATCGTCTGTATTTCGAACCGGTGACGTTGGAAGACGTGTTGGAAATTGTTGAGCTGGAAAAGCCCAAGGGCGTGATTGTGCAGTTCGGTGGTCAGACGCCCCTCAAGCTGGCTCGTGAACTGGAGGCGCAAGGTGTGCCGATTATCGGTACCACTCCGGATGCGATTGACCGCGCGGAAGACCGGGAACGCTTTCAGAAAATGATTCAGAAACTGGGTCTCAAACAGCCCGTGAATACCACGGTACGCAGTACCGAGGAGGCGCTGCAAGCAGCCCAGACTATTGGCTTTCCGCTGGTTGTTCGTCCCTCCTATGTGCTGGGTGGCCGCGCAATGGAAATTGTCTATCGTGAGGAAGACCTGCTGCGTTATATGCGCGATGCGGTGCAGGCGTCTGACGATGCCCCAGTGTTGCTCGATAGCTTCCTCAGTGCTGCGATTGAGGTGGATATTGATGCCGTCAGCGATGGCGAGAACGTGGTCATCGGCGCTCTTATGCAACACATTGAACAGGCGGGTGTGCACTCGGGCGACTCTGCCTGTTCACTGCCCCCCTACAGTCTTGATGACGTTGTGCAGGATGCGATGCGTGAGCAGATCCGGCGCATGGCGCTAGAGCTCGAGGTCAAGGGCCTGATGAACGTGCAGCTCGCCTATCAGGACGGAGAAATCTACGTGATCGAGGTCAATCCCCGGGCTTCGCGGACGGTACCTTTTGTGTCCAAGTGTATCGGCACTTCGCTTGCCAAGGTGGCCGCCCGCTGCATGGCGGGGCAGTCGCTGGTCGACCAGGGGTTCACCAGTGAGATTGTGCCGCCCTACTTTAGCGTCAAGGAAGCGGTTTTACCCTTTAACAAGTTCCCCGGCGTGGATCCGATATTGGGGCCGGAGATGAAGTCCACCGGCGAGGTCATGGGCACAGGGGAGACCTTCCCCGAGGCCTTTGCGAAAGCCCAGTTGGCCGCAGGTAGCGCCACGCCTGCAGGGGGCACGGCACTCATCAGTGTGCGCGATGTGGACAAGCCGGGAATTATTGAGGTCGCCCGTGACCTGTCTGAACTTGGATTCTCAATCGTTGCCACCGGTGGTACGGCGCAGGTGATAGAGAGTGCGGGTGTGGCGGTTCGTCGAGTCAACAAGGTGACCGAAGGCCGCCCGCATATCGTCGACATGATCAAGAACGACGAGGCAGACTTTATTATAAATACGACAGAAGGGCGGCGTGCGATTGAGGACTCTGCCTCTATTCGCGCCAGCGCAGAGACGCACAGGGTGTTTTACACCACAACTCTCACGGCCGCTCAGGCACTGTGCATGGCGATGAAATTCAAGGGCGGTAAAACGGTGAGTCGCCTGCAGGAGCTTCACGGGAGAATCGATTCATGA
- the carA gene encoding glutamine-hydrolyzing carbamoyl-phosphate synthase small subunit yields MSIPAILALEDGSVFKGVAIGANGASVGEVVFNTAMSGYQEILTDPSYARQIVTLTYPHIGNTGTNAEDEESTGVWAAGLVIRDLPLLASNFRNEQNLSDYLCERNIVAIADIDTRRLTRILREKGAQNGCLMAGETADETHALAQARAFSGLKGMDLASEVTTADTYAWREGSWIRGEGHPVRAEADLPYHVVAYDYGVKRNILRMLVDRGCRLTVVTAQTPAEEVLALKPDGIFLSNGPGDPEPCTYAIEAIKAILETDVPVFGICLGHQLLALASGASTLKMKFGHHGANHPVQNQDDGTVLITSQNHGFAVDEDSLPDTLRTTHTSLFDGSLQGIHRTDRDAFSFQGHPEASPGPHDAAPLFEHFIELMAARAGKK; encoded by the coding sequence TTGTCCATACCGGCCATACTTGCCCTTGAAGATGGTAGTGTTTTCAAAGGCGTGGCGATCGGCGCAAATGGCGCCTCGGTGGGGGAAGTTGTTTTCAACACTGCCATGAGCGGGTATCAGGAAATCCTCACGGATCCCTCCTATGCGCGTCAGATCGTGACTCTGACCTATCCTCATATCGGTAACACCGGCACTAACGCCGAGGATGAGGAGTCCACTGGGGTCTGGGCCGCTGGCCTGGTTATCCGGGATTTGCCCCTGCTGGCCAGCAATTTCCGCAATGAGCAGAATCTGTCCGACTACCTGTGTGAACGAAATATCGTTGCAATTGCCGATATCGACACGCGTCGCCTGACCCGGATTCTACGTGAAAAAGGCGCTCAGAACGGTTGCCTGATGGCAGGTGAAACCGCGGATGAAACACACGCACTGGCTCAGGCCAGAGCGTTTAGCGGCCTCAAAGGAATGGATCTCGCCAGTGAGGTGACTACCGCTGACACCTACGCCTGGCGCGAAGGCAGCTGGATACGGGGTGAGGGCCACCCCGTGCGGGCCGAGGCCGACTTACCCTATCATGTGGTGGCCTACGATTACGGGGTCAAGCGCAATATCCTGCGTATGCTGGTAGATCGGGGTTGCCGCCTGACTGTGGTGACAGCCCAGACGCCGGCGGAGGAGGTGCTGGCGCTAAAGCCCGATGGAATTTTTCTGTCTAATGGCCCCGGCGACCCCGAGCCCTGCACTTACGCCATTGAGGCAATAAAGGCGATCCTGGAAACAGACGTGCCAGTATTCGGCATCTGCCTTGGCCACCAGCTCCTCGCACTGGCCAGCGGTGCGTCCACGTTGAAAATGAAATTCGGGCACCACGGCGCCAATCACCCGGTACAGAATCAGGATGACGGGACAGTACTTATTACCAGCCAGAATCATGGCTTCGCTGTCGACGAGGACAGTCTGCCGGACACGCTGCGCACGACACACACGTCGCTTTTCGACGGCAGCCTGCAGGGGATTCATCGCACCGACCGGGACGCTTTTAGCTTTCAGGGTCATCCGGAGGCCAGCCCTGGCCCACACGACGCCGCACCGTTGTTTGAGCATTTCATTGAACTGATGGCCGCGCGGGCCGGGAAAAAGTAA
- a CDS encoding SDR family NAD(P)-dependent oxidoreductase — MHYLNGKIAVVTGAGSGIGRELALQLNRAGCRLHISDISADGLAETVDLLPRHDVPAESRILDVADKAAVHAWAERIGAIDGHVDVVINNAGVALMSKVEDMRYDDIEWLMGINFWGVVYGTQAFLPLLRLASQGHLVNISSVFGLIGVPTQSAYNAAKFAVRGYTEALRQEMAGSNVHVCCVHPGGIKTNIARAARSSDTKTSADERAEAFEKAAGTPAGDAAKQIINAIEQRRPRLLIGKDALLISFVTRLFPVRYPRLIELLVKASSALNRS; from the coding sequence ATGCATTACCTGAATGGCAAGATCGCCGTTGTCACCGGGGCAGGTTCCGGTATCGGGCGGGAACTCGCCCTGCAATTGAACCGGGCGGGATGCAGACTGCACATCAGTGACATCAGTGCCGACGGTCTGGCTGAGACCGTGGACTTACTGCCCCGGCACGATGTCCCCGCCGAGAGCCGTATTCTGGATGTAGCCGACAAAGCCGCGGTGCACGCCTGGGCCGAGCGCATTGGCGCAATCGATGGTCACGTCGATGTTGTCATCAATAACGCCGGCGTTGCCCTCATGTCCAAGGTGGAAGACATGCGATACGACGATATCGAGTGGCTTATGGGTATCAATTTTTGGGGAGTAGTTTACGGCACGCAGGCCTTCCTGCCGCTGTTGCGGCTGGCCTCACAGGGGCACCTGGTCAACATATCCTCAGTATTCGGTCTGATCGGCGTGCCCACACAGTCTGCCTACAATGCGGCCAAGTTCGCCGTCAGAGGCTACACCGAGGCCCTGCGCCAGGAGATGGCAGGGAGCAATGTACACGTCTGCTGCGTACATCCCGGCGGAATCAAGACCAACATCGCTCGAGCTGCCCGCAGCAGTGATACGAAAACCAGCGCTGACGAACGCGCCGAGGCCTTTGAGAAAGCAGCGGGCACGCCGGCCGGTGATGCGGCCAAACAGATTATCAACGCCATAGAACAACGACGGCCGCGCCTGCTCATCGGCAAAGACGCCCTGCTAATCTCTTTCGTAACACGCCTCTTTCCGGTCAGGTACCCCCGTCTGATAGAGCTCCTCGTCAAAGCAAGCTCAGCACTCAATCGATCATGA